The window CGAGCATGGCGATCGCCGCGACGTTGAACAGCGCACGCCACGACAATGCACCGATCACGCCCATGGCCGCGACCAGCACGTACATGCGGACTTCCGCGGGCAGTGTCCAGATCGAGCCATTGACGACGTCGCTGCCCGGATTGCGCGTGAAGACGCCGGGCAATTGCCACTGGAGGAAGATGTCGAACTTCAGATTGCGCCAGATGTACCCGAAGGTGTCGGGGTGTTGGAAGTATTCGCGCAACGGGAGGTTGGTGAACACGGCCCCGAGGACGAAGGCCGACAGCAGCAAGCAGAACGCATAGCCGGGAACAATGCGGATCGCGCGCGCCCAGGCGAAATCGGCCAGTTGCGGATTGCGCAGGAAGCTTCCGGTCACCAGGAAACCGCTGACGATGAAGAACACATCGACGGCGATGCTGCCTGAATAGGTGCCCCAGTTCAGCCAGGCGAAGAGGTCGGCCGGCAAGGGATGCCCGGTGACGGCCGGCGCATGGCCGTAGATGACCATGCTCGCGGCGATGAAGCGAAGCAGGAGAAAGTTGTCGCTTTTTTGGGCGAGGCCGTCGGCGAGGGTCCGCATTGCGGTCAGTCCGGGCGTCGCATGCAGAATTCCGGCGTCAGATGCTTGTAGACGACCGGGCGTGCGCCGCGATCATTTCCGAGGATTGCCATCATGTGAGTCGGCTTGATCCGACCCGCCTCGATTTCCGCCTGGTCGCGCGCCTGGACCCGGTCGATGAAGTCGCGATCCCACGTGCCGTTCGCGTCGAAGTGATGGCCGAAACTCCGGTCGACGATCGGCGTGACCAGGTTGCCGAATGCCAGGAAGAACTTGAAGCCGAAACGGTCGATCAGCAATGGCAGGATGTCTTGCGCGCGAACACCTTCGAAGCCTTCCACGGAACAGTCCCAATTCATGAACTCGTGTTCCTGTCGCCGCAACTGCAGGTTGTAGCGATGCGATTCCGGGAGTTCGCGCCAGAATTCCTGAAGCATGGCGAGGGCCTCGGGCCAGCGCTGGTGGCCATTGCGACCGATCATGTCCGACGTGATGAAAATGCCCTGGTCGCCGATCGCACTCGCGATCGCATCGAACAGGTGCTCGAGTTCGACCACGTGATGCAGGCTCTGGTTCGCCATCACCACGTCGTAGCGCTCGGTCGGCTGCCATCGGTTGAAATCCGCGCGCGTGAATTCGAAGTGCCGGGCGAGTCCGTTCTCCGCTGCCAGTTGCTGCCCTCGCTCGAGCATCGGCCCGGTGAGGTCGAGGCATTCGATCTTGAACTCGGCGAGGCCAGACGACTTCAGGGATGCGGCAATCCGCACTTCGGCATCGCAGTTGCCCGAACCAATGCTCACGATGCGCAAGGCTCGGCCGACCGCTTCGGCATGTTTCAGAATGCTCTTCGCAAAGAAGTCTTCGGGATGGGCGAAGCCGAAGGTTTCCTGCATGGGCCGGAGATAGGTGTTCGACCAGTAGTGGAAGATCTCCGGAAGCGCATTCACGTCCACTTCCCCGGCGAACCTTTCGGTTTCCTGGGCGATGCGGGCCTCGTAATCGGATCTCGTGGCGGTGATTGTCGGCAGTGAACGCTTCAGCCGTACTCGCATCTCGGGAGGGAGGATTGGGGCCAGCTTGCGAAGGAGGTTGAAAACGATGTTCACGAGCACCTCGTTCTGCTGGGAAGCTGTCGCCGCTTGCGAATCGCTGGGACACGTCGGCACTGTGTCAGACCATCCTTGTCAGCGGTCATCTTAACCGCCTCGAATCATGCGGCGAACGAAGACCAGTGCCCGATAGACCCGACTGCCCTTGATCAGCCCGACCTGGCGTTGCAGGTGCTCGAATTGCGCCTGCACGCCCCGGATGTCGCGATACAGGCGCTGGATGTGCATGTCGCGGCGCTTGAGCAGCACTTTCAGTTCCTGCACGTCCTCCGCATCCAGGCTGCGGCCTTCGGCAAAACGCTCGGGCAGCGGGCGGTCGACATAAATCGTCGAATGCGTATCCGCGAGTTCCTCCTGCGGACGCTCCTGCGTGTAGAAATACAGCGCGATCGACTTGCGCGACAGCGCGCGCTTGTCTTCCGGCAGTGTGATGCGCGAGAAGCCGTGCCAGCTCCATTCGGTGGTCTCGAAAATCACCGCGCGATTGAACAGCGGCGTCACCGGCGTGATCGTGTCGTCGTCGGCATGCGGGTCGCTGTGCAATTCCAGACTGCCGCCCCAGGCATCGTCCCACTCGTGGTTCAGGTACACGATCAGGTTCAGGCGTCGATGCGCATGCGTCACCGGATGGCGATTGAAGTCGACATGCGCATCGAGATCCTGGCCTTCGCGATTCTCGTGCGTGCCGCCACCGAAATAATGCGGGTCGTATTGCAGGTCCTCGATACCGGTGATGCGCGAGACCAGGGCGAGGAATTCACGGGTCTGGATCAGGTCATCGAGTGCGGCGTAACTCGGGCCGATGCCGCGAATCCGCTCGACCACGGCTTTTTGGCCGACTTCGCCATGCTCGTTCAGCGCGAACTTCGCATCGAAGACCGGAAACTCGGCGAGCAGACGGTCGGCCGCGGCTCGATCGAGAAAGTCGTCGATGACGACATGGCGGAACGGCTCGCGGCGCTGGAATTGCGCGGCGAGTTCGGGCAAGCGGGCGTGGGTGGCTTCGGAGATCACGTCGGCAGGAATCCGTGCAAGACCGCGCATTGTCCTGATTCGCGACAGGTTTGTCTGCAGGAGCGATGCCATAATGATCGCCGCTGCCTGTTTGCCGAGAGTTGCCCATGTTGAATCCCGCCGTGCGCGCCGCTTTGGTGCGCCATGCCGATGCGTTTCGCGATGCCCGGCCGTTCCGCCATGTCGTCATCGACGACTTCTTCGAACCGGCAGTGGCCCAGGCGCTGCTGCAGTCGTTCCCGGGATTCGATGCGAAGTTCGCGCTGAACGAGATGGGTCAGGTCGGCGGCAAGGCAGTGCGCGAGCATGTGCGCGAATTGCCCGAGCCTTATCCGCAACTCGATGCCTGGCTGCAGACCCCGGATTTTCTCGGCAGCGTCGCGACCATCACCGGCATTCCCGACCTGCTCTACGACGCCGACTACATCGGCGGCGGCACCCATGAAAATGTCGATGGCCAGGGCCTCGACATGCACATCGACTTCAACTTCCACCCGGGCAATCGCACCCATCGTCGCCTGAACCTGATCGTCTACCTCAACCCGGAATGGGAGGCGGCCTGGGGCGGCTGCATCGAACTCGCGGAAGATCCCTGGAATCCGCACAACCGCAACAAGACCGCGGTGCTGCCGCTGTTCAATCGTGCAGTGATCTTCGAGACCAATGAGCGCTCCTGGCATGGCTTTCCGCGCATCAACCTGCCGGAAGGCCGGAAGTCGATCTCGCGCCGCTCGTTCGCGATCTATCTGTACACGAAGGAGCGACCGGTCGAGGAGACGGCGCCGGCGCATGCGACCGTCTACGTGCCGGAGCCGCGCCCCGATCACCTCGTCGTCGGGCACGTGCTGACGGCCGAGGACGTGCGCGAACTCGATCGCCGCTTCGCCGGTGCGCGCGGCCAGCTGCATTTCCTGTACGAACGCGAGAAGGACGTGTCGCGCCAGTTCGAAGCCTACGACTACGCGTTGAACGAAGCCCGTGCAGCGGCCAAGCTCGACGTGCTCGGATTCGCTCGCCAGATCGGTGCGCCCGAGGGTTTCTGGCCCGATGCCTGGGCCGCCCGGAACGCGGCGATCACCCTGGAAATGGTCGAGTCCTGCAAGTCCGCGATCGCACGCGTCTGGGTCCCGGACGGCCTTGATGAGGGTTACGAACTCTGCATCGACATCGGTGGCCAGCGTGCCATCCACCATCCGCGCGCCGGTCGTGTCAGCGAACTGGCTTTGCCGCTGAGGGCGCTGTCCGGCGAGCGCGTGACGATTCGCTTCGAGGCCAGTCGCGACTGGCAGCCGAGTTCGACCGGCGAATCCGGCGATACACGTGCACTCGCATTTCGCTTGATCGACCTGCGCCTGCGCCACGGCTGAGCGATGAAGACATCGGCCTCGCATCCGACTTCGCTCGGCGAGTGGCTGGCCCAGCACGCTGCCGTCGCGAAGCTGCTGGGCGAGGATGTGGTGTTGCCGAGCGTGGCGGATCCGGCGCTGGTGCCGACACTGACGCTGCTGCAGCATCTGCGTGTCGACAGCGACACCTTGGCGGCGACGCTGGCGCATGAGCTGCAGCTGGCGCCGGAAAAATTGCCGCCCAGCCTGCACGCGCTGGTCGATGGCCAGCGCGAGGCCGGGCGGGTCTGGACGCTGTATGCCGAGAAGGGCCAGGGTGTCGCGCCGGAAGGTCTGCGCCGCTTGCTGCTGGCGATCATTCGCGACTTGCGCGTGATTTTCATTTTGCTGGCGCGGCAGCTGGTGCGGCTGCGCACTGCGGCGGCGTTGCCGGAACACGAGCAGCGTGCGTTGGCGCAACTCACCGCCGACATCCATGCGCCGCTCGCGAACCGGCTCGGCATCTGGCAATTGAAGTGGGAACTGGAGGATCTGTCGTTCCGATTCCTGAACCCCGAGGCCTACCGCCGCATCGCGAATGCGCTGGACGAGCGCCGCGGCGACCGCGAAGCCTTCATCGAACGCGTGAAGCGCGAGCTGACCGATACGTTGCGCCGTGAAGGCATCGAGGTCGATGTCGCCGGGCGCCCGAAACACATCTATTCGATCTGGCGCAAGATGAGCCGCAAGCAAGTCGACGTCGATGGGCTCTACGACATTCGCGCGGTGCGGCTGATGGTGAAGGATGTCGCGAGTTGCTACGCCGCGCTCGGCATCGTCCATGCCTTGTGGCCGCCGGTGCCGGGCGAGTTCGACGATTACATCGCGCGGCCCAAGGGCAACAACTATCGCTCGCTGCATACCGCGGTCGTCGGGCCGGAGGGCAAGACGCTGGAAATCCAGATCCGCACGCCGGAGATGCACGAACATGCCGAACTCGGCGTCGCTGCGCACTGGCGCTACAAGGAGGGCGGCGGCGGCGATGCGGCGTTCGAACGCAAGATCGCCGGCCTGCGCAACCTGCTCGAAGCCAAGGCCGACACCGAGTCGGACGCCGCGCTGCTGGCGGGTCTGCAGACCGAAGTGGTCGAGGATCGCGTCTACCTGCTGACCCCGCAGGGCCGCGTCGTGGACTTGCCGAAAGGCGCGACCGTGCTGGATTTCGCCTACCACATCCATACCGATGTCGGGCACCGCTGTCGCGGCGCCCGATTGAATGGACGCCTGGTGCCGCTCGATCATGCGCCGGTCAGCGGCGAGACCGTCGAGATCATCACCGGCAAGGTCAGCGAACCCAAGCGCGACTGGCTGATCGCCTCGCGCGGATTCCTGACTTCGCCACGTGCCAGGGAAAAGGTCCGCACCTGGTTCAAGAAACTTGATCACGATCGCAATGTCGTCGCCGGTCGCGAATTGCTGGACAAGGAACTGAAGCGACTCGCGTTCCACGAGGTCGACCTGTCCTCGCTGCCGGGTCGCTTCAACCTCAAGACCATGGACGACCTGCAGGTCGCGATCGGTGTCGGTGAAGTGACGCCGGGACACATCGCGCGCGCATTGCAGGACATCGTCCAGCCCAAGGTCGAGAAGCCCGAGCTCAGCGCCGATCCGGTGCGCCTGCGGCCGCGCGATAAGGATGCGATCACCATTGAAGGGGTCGGCAACCTGCTGACGACGATGGCGCGCTGCTGCCAGCCGGTGCCGGGCGATCCGATCATCGGCTGGCTGACCAAGGGCCGCGGCGTCAGCGTGCATCGGCAGGGCTGCAAGAGTTTCAACAACCTGGTCGCGCGCGATCCTGGCCGCGTCATCCACGTCGACTGGGGCGGGCGCAGCGGCGAATACGAAGTCGACGTGCTGGTGCGCGGCTATGACCGCAAGGGCCTGCTGAAAGACGTGTCCGCGGCAATCGCGGCAGCCGATGCCCATGTGCTCGCGGCCAGCACCCGTCTCGACCGCGACCACGGCATCGCCGAGATGTTCTGCAGTCCTTCTGACCCACCGGAAATCCGCCATGAGCATCGAACAACTGGAAGAAACCGCCCAGGCCATGGTGGCCGCGGGCAAGGGCATCATCGCCATCGACGAGTCGAACAGCACGATCAAGAAGCGTTTCGACGGCGTCGGCATCGACTGCACCGAAGAAAACCGACGCGCCTATCGCGAAATGCTGCTGTCGACGCCGAACCTGTCCGACCACATTTCGGGTGCGATCCTGTACGACGAGACGTTGCGCCAGAGCACCCGGGCCGGCGTGCCGTTCACCCAGCTCATGCTCGACCACGGCATCCTGCCCGGCATCAAGGTCGACAAGGGTCCGCAGTCGCTGGCCGGTTTTCCGGGGGAAGTCGTCACCGAAGGCCTCGATGGCCTGCGTGATCGCCTGAACGAATACGCCCGTCTCGGCGCCAAGTTCGCAAAGTGGCGCGCGGTCATCAACATCGGCGAAGACATGCCCAGCGCGACGGCGATCGACGCGAACGCACACGCACTGGCGCGTTATGCCGCGCTTTGCCAGGAAGCCGGCATCGTGCCGATGGTCGAACCGGAAGTGCTGATGGACGGCACCCACGATATCGACACCTGCTATGACGTGACCGAAGCCGCGTTGCGCAGCCTGTTCGGCGCGCTGTACGAGCACAACGTGATGCTGGAAGGCGTGATCCTGAAGGCGAGCATGGTCATCCATGGCAAGGACAGCGCCGACAAGGCCAGTGCCGAGGAAGTCGCGGAACTGACCGTGCGCTGCCTGAAGTCGGCGGTGCCGTCGGCCCTGCCGGGCATCGTCTTCCTGTCGGGCGGCCAGTCCGATCTGGATGCCACCCGCCACCTGAGCCTGATGAACCAGATCGGCCCGCATCCCTGGCCGCTGTCGTTCTCGTATGGCCGTGCCATGCAGTCGGCCGCGCTCAAGCTGTGGTCGCAGGACCTGGTCGGCAACTTCAGCAAGGCCCAGACCATCGTTGCCAGCCGTGCCCGCGAAAACGGCATGGCCGCCCTCGGTCGCTGGACGCCGGACATGGCCGCGTAAGCGAACGTTCAACGATGTCGACGAGAGGGCGGGACATCCCGCCCTTTCTTTTTGTCCCGCGAACCCTTGCAATACGCGCTCGATGGCATCATTTCGCCGATTCGAACCGACCCCACGAGGACAGGCCATGACTCCGCTCAAGCAACTCGACAAGGCGCTCGGTGCGCTGCGTGATCTCGGACTGATCAAATCGCAGCCGGAAGAGGCGCCGGTGGTCGCGCTGATCGATCGCATCGCCCATCTCGACCCGGACAAGACCGTCGCAATCGCGCGCACGCTGTCGCAGGCGACGCTGTTCAACGAAGTCGTGCGTGACCAGATCACCGGCATGTCGATCGGCGAGCGTTACCGTGGCATCACCGAAGCCTTCAACACCATCCGCGATGATGCCAAGGCCATGGTCGCGCAGGTCGAGGACGGCAAGATCGACACGATGGAACGCTTGTCCAACATCTGGATGAAAGTGACCCGCGGCGACATCCCGAGCCGTTTCGCGCGCATCAAGGACAGTTATCTCGATGTCGCGAAGGATTCGAAGGAGCAGATCCAGCGCGAGCAAACCATCCTCGACGCCTACCGTGATTTCCGCGGCGCGCTGAAGGAATCGCAGGTGCTGGGTTTCAGCGTGCTGAAGAAGGCCGAGGAGTCGCTGGCGGCGGCGCGTAGCGCATTGCAGGCGGCCTCCGATGCGGTGAATGTCAGCAACGGCAGTGATCGCGAAGCCCACGCGACTCTCGAGATGGCCCGCGACAACGCCATGCGCGCGCTGCAGGACGAGGACAAGCGTTACCAGATCGCGAAGGATCTGGCCGAGAATCTGTCGATCTCCTACAACACCACCGAAGTGGTGATGGCGCGGCTGATGCAGATCACCGATGCCAAGGAGCGCGTGTATTCGCAGGCAGTGATGTTCTTCGGCACCAATGAAACCGTGTTCACGGCGCTGTCGGCCTCGTTCACCGGCATGCACGGCTTGCACGAGAGCACGCAGACGCTGGATGCGATGAAGCAGGGCATGAACCAGAGCCTGGAGACGCTCGGCGACATCGGCACCAAGGTGCTGGAAGAGGCGACGCGTGCCGGTTACGGCCCGACGCTGCGCGCCGAATCGGTGGCCAAGCTCGTCGATTCGGTGGTCGCGTTCCAGGAGAAGTCGGTGCAGATCATCGACGAGATGCGCGATCTGTCGACCGCGAACGAACGCGAGATCCAGGCCGCCGTCGAGGACGGCAAGCAGCGCCTGGTCGCGCTCGGCCGCTCGGCGTCGACCTTGCCGGCACCGCGTTAAGCGCGAACGATGAACACGCGTCTGCCGGCCGCAGTGCCGGCACCCGGCCAGCCGCGCACGTCGATGGACGAGCTGATGCTCGCGATGGACATCGTCGACACCTTGCGCCACGAGCAGTCGCTGGTCGAGCGTGAACTCGCGTCCGAGACGCGCGATGCCGATTTCGTCGCGCGCGTGAAGCAGATCTACGCGAGTCAGGGCATCGAGGTCAGCGAGGCGCTGGTGCGTCAGGGCGTCGAGGCGTTGCAGCAGGACCGCTTTGCTTACGTGCCGCCGCCGCGCTCGGTCTCGGTGCGACTGGCCGAGATCTGGGTCGACCGCTGGCGCTGGACGAAACGCGCGTTGATCGCGGGCGTCGTCGGCGTGCTCGGGTACGGCATCGTGGCGGTTCCGAACGCGTGGATGGATTCGCGCGAGTACCGATCCTTCCAGCAGCAATACTTGGAAGTGTCCGCTGTGGCGCATGCGCTCAAGGAACGACAGGGACTGGTTTCGGCTCGATTGAATTCCGACCTGGCCGAGCCGCCCGGCTTGGTCGCGTCGCCCGTCGCTGTCATCGCAGCCGAGGTGCAACGCGACTTCCCGACGATCGGGGCGGGACTCGCCGGATTGCCGCTGGACGTGGTCTCGAAGTCGGCCTTTGCAGGATGCCGATGCCGCGCGACGTGCGGTGACCGACTACCGCAACGAGGTCGAGCGTCATCGCACGACCCTGGAGCGCGTCGAAGATCGACTTGCCGATGCCCATGCCTTGGCCACGGGCGCGCACCGATACGATCAGCTTGCGCGGCAGTTGGCCGGCCTCGCGCTCGGCGAGGGCGCGGCGCTGCAGATGCGAGTGATGCAGGAGCGCAGCGCTGCAGCGCTGGCGTCGGGGGAGGTCGGTTCAGCACATCTTGCGCTGGCCGAGTTCGAGCGGGCCATGGCCCAAGTCGACTTGGCCTACACCCTGCGCATCGTCAACCGCGACGGCGTGCAGAGTGGTGTCTGGCGGTATCACGAGGACGCGCCGGGCGGAAAGAACTACTACCTTGTCGTCGAGGCGATCGATGCCGGCGGGCAGGTTTTGTCGTTGCCGGTCACGAACGAGGAAACCCAGCGCACCGAGACCGTTTCCCGTTTCGCGATCCGCGTGCCGCAGTCCGAATACGACAAGGTCAAGGCCGACAAGCTCGACAATGGACTGATCGACGAGGCCATGGTCGGCGAGAAACGTCGCGGCGAGTTCGATGTCGATTACCGCGTCGCCGTTGCCGGCGGCGCGATCACGGAGTGGTGAGCGCGATGCAATCCGGACAATCCGTGCTCCGCGACATGGACGGGCGCATCGACGCCCTGCGTGC is drawn from Lysobacterales bacterium and contains these coding sequences:
- a CDS encoding acyltransferase, which encodes MRTLADGLAQKSDNFLLLRFIAASMVIYGHAPAVTGHPLPADLFAWLNWGTYSGSIAVDVFFIVSGFLVTGSFLRNPQLADFAWARAIRIVPGYAFCLLLSAFVLGAVFTNLPLREYFQHPDTFGYIWRNLKFDIFLQWQLPGVFTRNPGSDVVNGSIWTLPAEVRMYVLVAAMGVIGALSWRALFNVAAIAMLVLASLYPDQTPMSNPHEYLRLAALFVAGAFCYVNRDHIPLRGSLLLALAGMAWMWRSTPAFPLLFAATEVAFVFWFAYDTRWRGFNRFGDYSYGIYLWGYPAQQIIAALAGDTHNHINALGGFLIALVLAVASWHLVEQPALRLKRLPATVRQRWRERHTDAAD
- a CDS encoding class I SAM-dependent methyltransferase encodes the protein MRVRLKRSLPTITATRSDYEARIAQETERFAGEVDVNALPEIFHYWSNTYLRPMQETFGFAHPEDFFAKSILKHAEAVGRALRIVSIGSGNCDAEVRIAASLKSSGLAEFKIECLDLTGPMLERGQQLAAENGLARHFEFTRADFNRWQPTERYDVVMANQSLHHVVELEHLFDAIASAIGDQGIFITSDMIGRNGHQRWPEALAMLQEFWRELPESHRYNLQLRRQEHEFMNWDCSVEGFEGVRAQDILPLLIDRFGFKFFLAFGNLVTPIVDRSFGHHFDANGTWDRDFIDRVQARDQAEIEAGRIKPTHMMAILGNDRGARPVVYKHLTPEFCMRRPD
- a CDS encoding 2OG-Fe(II) oxygenase, translated to MRGLARIPADVISEATHARLPELAAQFQRREPFRHVVIDDFLDRAAADRLLAEFPVFDAKFALNEHGEVGQKAVVERIRGIGPSYAALDDLIQTREFLALVSRITGIEDLQYDPHYFGGGTHENREGQDLDAHVDFNRHPVTHAHRRLNLIVYLNHEWDDAWGGSLELHSDPHADDDTITPVTPLFNRAVIFETTEWSWHGFSRITLPEDKRALSRKSIALYFYTQERPQEELADTHSTIYVDRPLPERFAEGRSLDAEDVQELKVLLKRRDMHIQRLYRDIRGVQAQFEHLQRQVGLIKGSRVYRALVFVRRMIRGG
- a CDS encoding 2OG-Fe(II) oxygenase; the encoded protein is MLNPAVRAALVRHADAFRDARPFRHVVIDDFFEPAVAQALLQSFPGFDAKFALNEMGQVGGKAVREHVRELPEPYPQLDAWLQTPDFLGSVATITGIPDLLYDADYIGGGTHENVDGQGLDMHIDFNFHPGNRTHRRLNLIVYLNPEWEAAWGGCIELAEDPWNPHNRNKTAVLPLFNRAVIFETNERSWHGFPRINLPEGRKSISRRSFAIYLYTKERPVEETAPAHATVYVPEPRPDHLVVGHVLTAEDVRELDRRFAGARGQLHFLYEREKDVSRQFEAYDYALNEARAAAKLDVLGFARQIGAPEGFWPDAWAARNAAITLEMVESCKSAIARVWVPDGLDEGYELCIDIGGQRAIHHPRAGRVSELALPLRALSGERVTIRFEASRDWQPSSTGESGDTRALAFRLIDLRLRHG
- a CDS encoding fructose-bisphosphate aldolase class I, which translates into the protein MSIEQLEETAQAMVAAGKGIIAIDESNSTIKKRFDGVGIDCTEENRRAYREMLLSTPNLSDHISGAILYDETLRQSTRAGVPFTQLMLDHGILPGIKVDKGPQSLAGFPGEVVTEGLDGLRDRLNEYARLGAKFAKWRAVINIGEDMPSATAIDANAHALARYAALCQEAGIVPMVEPEVLMDGTHDIDTCYDVTEAALRSLFGALYEHNVMLEGVILKASMVIHGKDSADKASAEEVAELTVRCLKSAVPSALPGIVFLSGGQSDLDATRHLSLMNQIGPHPWPLSFSYGRAMQSAALKLWSQDLVGNFSKAQTIVASRARENGMAALGRWTPDMAA
- a CDS encoding cell surface protein, whose amino-acid sequence is MASFRRFEPTPRGQAMTPLKQLDKALGALRDLGLIKSQPEEAPVVALIDRIAHLDPDKTVAIARTLSQATLFNEVVRDQITGMSIGERYRGITEAFNTIRDDAKAMVAQVEDGKIDTMERLSNIWMKVTRGDIPSRFARIKDSYLDVAKDSKEQIQREQTILDAYRDFRGALKESQVLGFSVLKKAEESLAAARSALQAASDAVNVSNGSDREAHATLEMARDNAMRALQDEDKRYQIAKDLAENLSISYNTTEVVMARLMQITDAKERVYSQAVMFFGTNETVFTALSASFTGMHGLHESTQTLDAMKQGMNQSLETLGDIGTKVLEEATRAGYGPTLRAESVAKLVDSVVAFQEKSVQIIDEMRDLSTANEREIQAAVEDGKQRLVALGRSASTLPAPR